In Streptomyces sp. HUAS ZL42, the DNA window ATGGGCCGCAGACGCGCCGACGTCCGCGCGGTCTCGCACTTCCGTGAACTGGACGACGTACGCGCCGATCTGGACGCCGTGCTCGCCGAGGCGATCCGGGGGCTGGGCCTCGCCCGGCCGCCCGCGCTGTCGGTGCATGTGCGCCGGCCCGGACGGAAGGGGTGAGGGCGGTGCTCAGGACCGTCAACCGTGTGCTGCTCGGGGTCGTCGGCCTGGTGCTGGTCGTGCTGGGCGGATCCGTGCTGGCAGTCGGCCTGGACGCTCCGGCGCCCTCCTGGTGGATCCACGACGGGCCGCACGACGTGCTGCTCAGCGACGCCGAGCGGACCCGCTGGCGTGACACCGACTGGTGGTGGGCGACCGTCATCGCGGTGCTCGCGGTTGTCGTCCTGCTCGCCCTGTGGTGGCTGACCGCGGCACTGCGCCGGCGCCGCCTCGCCGAGGTACTCGTCGACACCGGCGACGGCGCCGGTGCGCTGCTGCGCGGCCGGGCCCTGGAGGGCGTCCTCGCCGGCGATGCGAGCGACCTGGACGGCGTGGCCCGCGCCCACGTCCACCTCACCGGCCGCCGCAGCGCCCCGGAGGCACGGGTACGGCTCCTGCTCGAACCCCACGTCGACCCGGCCACGGCACTCCACCACCTGACCACCCAGTCCCTGACCCACGCCCGCAATTCGGCGGGCCTGGAGTCACTTCCGGCGGAGGTCCGGCTGAAGGCCGCCAAGCATGGTGCGGAAAGGGTCAGTTGAGGCGCCTCAGAACCCGTGCCGCATGCCCCCGTCGACGGGCACCATGACCCCCGTCAAATAGGAAGCTGCCGGAGACAGCAGAAACGCAGCCGTCCTCCCGAACTCCTCGGGCGTCCCGTAACGCCGCAGGGGGATACGGGATTCGTTGGCCGCACGCGTGGCCTCGGGGTCGGCGGACAAGCCGTCCAGCTCCCGCACCCGATCCGTGTCGATACGAGCCGGCAGCAGCCCCACGACCCGAATCCCCCGCGGCCCCAGCTCGTCCGCGAGGGACTTGGCGAACCCGGCGAGACCGGGCCGCAGGCCGTTGGAGATCGTCAGCCCCGGAATCGGCTCGTGCACGGAACCGGAAAGCACGAACCCGATGACACCGCCCGCCTCCAACTCCGCGGTCGCTGCCCGGGCGATCCGTACGGCCCCGAGGAACACCGACTCGAACGCCGCCTGCCACTGTTCGTCCGTGTTGTCCGCGACGAACCCCGGCGGCGGCCCGCCGACGCTGACGAGAACCCCGTCGAGAGCACCGAAGTGCTCGCGCGCCGCCGCGATCAGCCGCGCGGGTGCGTCCCCGTCGCCGTTGTCGATGGCCACACCGGCCGCGTTGGGCCCCAGTTCGGCCGCCGCGTCGGCGACCCGCTTCTCGTCCCGCCCCGATATGACCACCTTCGCGCCGTCGGCGACGAGCTCGCGCGCGGCGGCGTTGCCGAGTCCCCGGGTGGCTCCGGTGACGACGTACACCCGGTCCTTCAGTCCAAGATCCATGGCTCCTATCCTGCCCCCTCGGTCCCGAACAGGGCGAGGGCGGTGTTCACCAGGCCGATGTGGCTGAAGGCCTGCGGGAAGTTGCCGAGCTGGCGTTCGGCCACGGGGTCGTACTCCTCGGACAGGAGGCCTACGTCGTTGGTGAGGTTCACCAGCCGGTCGAACAGCTCGCGTGCCTCGTCGGCACGGCCCGTCATGTGCAGTGCCTGCGCGAGCCAGAACGAGCAGGCCAGGAAGGTGCCCTCGTCGCCGGGCAGTCCGTCGACGGTCGTCTCGTCGGTGCTGTAGCGGCGCAGGAAGCCGCCGTGGTCCAACTCCCCGCGGATCGCGTCGACGGTTCCGATGACGCGCGGGTCGTCGGGCGGCAGGAAGCCGACGCGGGGAATGAGCAGGAGGGAGGCGTCGAGCTCGCGTGAACCGTAGTACTGGGTGAAGGTGCCCCGCTCGGCGTCGTAGCCCTTCTCGCACACCTCGCGGTGCACGTCGTCGCGCATCTCCCGCCAGCCGTCCAGGTCACCCTTCAGCTCCGGGTTGTTCTCCAGCGCGCGCACCGCCCGGTCGGCGGCCACCCACACCATCACCTTCGAGTGCACGAAGTGGCGCCGGCCGCCGCGCACCTCCCACAGCCCCTCGTCCGGCTGCCGCCACTCCGAGCGCAGCCAGTCCATCACGGTGGCCTGGATGGACCACATGTGCGGCTTGGTGGACAGACCCGAACGACGCGCCAGCGACAGCGAGTCCATGACCTCGCCGTACACGTCCAGCTGCAGCTGGTTCACGGCCTCGTTGCCGATGCGTACGGGCCTGGAGCCGACGTGGCCCGACAGCCACGGCACCTCGAACTCGGGCAGCCGGCGCTCGCCCGCCACCGAGTACATGATCTGCAGGTCCGCCGGGTCGCCCGCGACCGCGCGCAAAAGCCAGTCGCGCCATGCCTCGGCCTCCTCGTGGTAGCCGCAGCTGAGGAGTGCGTTCAGGGTGAGGGTGGAGTCGCGCAGCCAGCAGTAGCGGTAGTCCCAGTTGCGCACGCCGCCGAGTTCCTCGGGCAGGGAGGTCGTGGGCGCCGCGACGATGCCGCCCGTCGGGGCATAGGTGAGGGCCTTGAGGGTGATGAGGGAGCGCACGACGGCGTCCCGGTGCGGGCCGTCGTAGCGGCAGCTGCTCGCCCACTTCTGCCAGTCCGCGACGCTGCTGCGCAGCGCCTTGTGCGGGTCGACGAGCGGTGGGCGGGGCTCGTGGGAGGGGTGCCAGGTCAGGACGAACGCGACCTTCTCGCCCTGCTCGACGGTGAACTCCGAGCGGGTGCTGAAGTCCTCGCCCCAGGTGTCCACCGCGGGTTCGCTGCGCAGCCAGACCGAGTCCGGGCCCGCGATCGCCACCCGGTGGCCGTCGGACCTGCGCATCCACGGCATGATGGAGCCGTAGTCGAAGCGGAGCCGGATCGTGCTGTGCACCGTGACGCGCCCGGCGAGGCCCTCCACGATGCGGACGAGGTCGGGGGCGCGGTCGCGCTGGGGCATCAGGTCCGTGACGCGGACCGTGCCCTCGGCGGTCTCCCAGTCGGTGTCCAGGACGAGAGTGCCGGGGCGGTAGGCGCGCCGCGTGCAGTGACCCTCTGCCCCCTTGGGGGCGATCCTCCAGTGGCCGTTGTCCGTGTCGCCGAGCAACCGGGCGAAACAGGCGGCCGAGTCGAAGCGGGGGAGACACAGCCAGTCGACGGAACCGTCCCTGCCGACCAGGGCGGCCGTCTGTTCGTCTCCGATGAGCGCGTAGTCCTCGATGCGCGGGTGCACGCAGTTCCGGGTTCCCGGTGGGCCCGGAAGGCAATCAGGGCATCGGCCGGGGGAGTGACGGACCGGCGACGGCGGAGCCCGTTCCCGAGAAGATCACCCCCGGATCCGCCGGGGCCTGGTTGAGGACCCACAGACCGATCAGCGTGGCCAGGGCGAACACGACCGCGATGAGGACGGCGAGGACGAGCCTCCGGCGGCGTTCCCGGCGCAGCCACTCCCCGCGTGCCGTGCGGTAGGCGTCGGGAGCGGCCTGCACGCCGCCCGCCAGCGCGGCGAGGGCCTCCCGCAGCTCTCGCTCCGTGCGGTCCGGACTGGTGCCATGCGACGGAGTCACATCTCGATGCGTCATCGCCGGGCCTCCATCGCCTGGGTCAGTGCGGCGAGGCCGCGCGCCGTGTGGGTCTTGACTGATCCGCAGGAGATCCCCATCGCTGCGGCGATCTCGCTCTCCTTCAGGCCGAGCCAGTGCCGCAGCACCAGCGCCTCGCGCTGCCGGGCCGGCAGCTGCTGGAGCGCGTCGATCAGCACCCGCTGGTCGTCGTGCAGGAGCGCGGTGCTCTCGGCGGAGGCGACGAGCTCGTCCCTGGGCTTCTCCTCGTGCCGGCGGGCCACTTGGAGGTGACGTATCCGCATCCGTGTCAGATTGCAGACGGTGGACCTCAGATAGGCCTCCGCCGCCTCGGTCTCCCGCAGTCGCCGCCACTTCCGGTAGATCTGGTAGTAGGCCTCGGCGACCACGTTCTCCGGGTCGTCGGCGCCGAGCAGTACGGCGAGGCGCAGCATCGAGGCGTAGTGCAGCTCGAACAGGCGGGCGAGGGCGGCCTCCCGCTCCAGGTCGGCCGGGTCGCTCACCGCAGGTGTGAGCGCGGCCGGCCGAGGCATCGGTACAGGGGCGCTGGATGCGCGTCTCACGGTTTGTTCGCTCCCGTCTCCGGGCGCCACCTCACGGTCAGGCGCGGCGGCAGGTCGGTCAGATCGGTGCCGCGCGGGACACCGAGGCGTTCCAGGGCCGCGGTCCCGGCCACGGTGACGATCAGGTTGAGGGCAAGGGCGGCGAGCCCGGCGTAGATGTCCAGAGGTCCGAAGCCCAGGCCCACGATGGACGAGAACCCCTCGCGCACCACCATGAAGGTCCCGGCCACCATGCCCACACCCCATCCGGCGAGCAGGGCCCGCGGATGCAGCCGGCCGGTGAACAGCCCCACGGCCACCGCAGGGAAGATCTGCAGGATCCAGACCCCGCCGAGGAGCTGGAGGTTGATGGCGTCCTGGTCGCGCAGCCCGAACACGAACGCCACCGCGCCCACCTTGGCGGTGAGCGACACGGTCTTGGCGATGCGCACCTGCCGCTTGGGCGTGGCGGTGGGGTGGACGTACTCGACGTACACGTTGCGGACGAAGCTGGTGGCGGCCGCGATCGACATCACGGCGGCGGGTACCAGGGCCCCCACGGTGATCGCGCCGAACACCAGCCCGGCCAGCGGCCCCGGCATCAGCCGGTCCACCAGCATCGGCACGGCCGCCTCGGCACCGCCCTCCGGCGCCCGCACCCCGGCCGCGAGCGCCGCGATGCCGAGGAAGCCGAACAGGGCGAGCAGCCCGGTCCACGCGGGCAGCGACACGGCGGTCTTGCGCAGGGTGCGCGGGCCGTCGGCGGCGAAACCGGCGGTCAGCACGTGCGGGTACATCAGCAGGGCCAGCGCGCTGCCGAGGGCGAGGGTGGCGTAGGCGGGCTGCTGGGCGGGGGAGAGGAGCAGGGGCGAATGGGCCGCGTCCGTGCCGCCGAGCCGCCGCGCCGCCCCGTCGAAGACCTGGCCGGGGCCGCCGAACCGCTCCAGGACCAGCCAGCA includes these proteins:
- the amaP gene encoding alkaline shock response membrane anchor protein AmaP; translation: MRAVLRTVNRVLLGVVGLVLVVLGGSVLAVGLDAPAPSWWIHDGPHDVLLSDAERTRWRDTDWWWATVIAVLAVVVLLALWWLTAALRRRRLAEVLVDTGDGAGALLRGRALEGVLAGDASDLDGVARAHVHLTGRRSAPEARVRLLLEPHVDPATALHHLTTQSLTHARNSAGLESLPAEVRLKAAKHGAERVS
- a CDS encoding SDR family oxidoreductase, with the translated sequence MDLGLKDRVYVVTGATRGLGNAAARELVADGAKVVISGRDEKRVADAAAELGPNAAGVAIDNGDGDAPARLIAAAREHFGALDGVLVSVGGPPPGFVADNTDEQWQAAFESVFLGAVRIARAATAELEAGGVIGFVLSGSVHEPIPGLTISNGLRPGLAGFAKSLADELGPRGIRVVGLLPARIDTDRVRELDGLSADPEATRAANESRIPLRRYGTPEEFGRTAAFLLSPAASYLTGVMVPVDGGMRHGF
- a CDS encoding glycoside hydrolase family 15 protein, which translates into the protein MHPRIEDYALIGDEQTAALVGRDGSVDWLCLPRFDSAACFARLLGDTDNGHWRIAPKGAEGHCTRRAYRPGTLVLDTDWETAEGTVRVTDLMPQRDRAPDLVRIVEGLAGRVTVHSTIRLRFDYGSIMPWMRRSDGHRVAIAGPDSVWLRSEPAVDTWGEDFSTRSEFTVEQGEKVAFVLTWHPSHEPRPPLVDPHKALRSSVADWQKWASSCRYDGPHRDAVVRSLITLKALTYAPTGGIVAAPTTSLPEELGGVRNWDYRYCWLRDSTLTLNALLSCGYHEEAEAWRDWLLRAVAGDPADLQIMYSVAGERRLPEFEVPWLSGHVGSRPVRIGNEAVNQLQLDVYGEVMDSLSLARRSGLSTKPHMWSIQATVMDWLRSEWRQPDEGLWEVRGGRRHFVHSKVMVWVAADRAVRALENNPELKGDLDGWREMRDDVHREVCEKGYDAERGTFTQYYGSRELDASLLLIPRVGFLPPDDPRVIGTVDAIRGELDHGGFLRRYSTDETTVDGLPGDEGTFLACSFWLAQALHMTGRADEARELFDRLVNLTNDVGLLSEEYDPVAERQLGNFPQAFSHIGLVNTALALFGTEGAG
- a CDS encoding sigma-70 family RNA polymerase sigma factor, whose protein sequence is MPRPAALTPAVSDPADLEREAALARLFELHYASMLRLAVLLGADDPENVVAEAYYQIYRKWRRLRETEAAEAYLRSTVCNLTRMRIRHLQVARRHEEKPRDELVASAESTALLHDDQRVLIDALQQLPARQREALVLRHWLGLKESEIAAAMGISCGSVKTHTARGLAALTQAMEARR
- a CDS encoding sodium:solute symporter translates to MADGAMTATFLAVIGGASLLAVTARRLRPSDRLPALEGWALADRSLGPVWTWLLLGGTIFTAYTFTAVPGLAYGNGAPAFFAVPYTVIVCPIAFVLLSRLWSVAHRHGYVTAADFVRGRYGSPPLALVVALTGILATMPYLALQLLGIRAVLTAGGLYPRGATGDLVMVALFAGLAVATYRHGLRAPAVISALKAVAVFVSLTAVCWLVLERFGGPGQVFDGAARRLGGTDAAHSPLLLSPAQQPAYATLALGSALALLMYPHVLTAGFAADGPRTLRKTAVSLPAWTGLLALFGFLGIAALAAGVRAPEGGAEAAVPMLVDRLMPGPLAGLVFGAITVGALVPAAVMSIAAATSFVRNVYVEYVHPTATPKRQVRIAKTVSLTAKVGAVAFVFGLRDQDAINLQLLGGVWILQIFPAVAVGLFTGRLHPRALLAGWGVGMVAGTFMVVREGFSSIVGLGFGPLDIYAGLAALALNLIVTVAGTAALERLGVPRGTDLTDLPPRLTVRWRPETGANKP